Genomic DNA from Coffea arabica cultivar ET-39 chromosome 7e, Coffea Arabica ET-39 HiFi, whole genome shotgun sequence:
ttacaatatTAAAACTCCCACATTTTAGCATAGTATAGTATTCATATACAAAGATGCTTAATGGGAGTTTTGACAAACTTTTGAATGATCTCAACATACTCTTGTTCAtggttacaaattttttttttcctttttcttactTAATTTCCTAAAGCATTGCCACAAAAATTTCTATAATCCCTTTCCAAACAATTTCTCtccaattcaaaaaaaaaatcaatatagCCAATGGAAATTATATTCCTAAATTTAAAACTCAATGCAGTATTACGTAAATAGTCTCAACAATATTAACAAAAAAGCATTCATGTTTGGAAGCACGATAAAATCATTAAAATATATAGTGAGGATATTCTCGAAAAGAAAATCTGATGCACTAATTCACAAATTAAAACTCGCATGTTTAATATAGTATAGGTAGATTTGATGTTGTGAAGCAAACTTCAAGAGGAAAGAAATATCATCAAATTATTGAGTTCCCTTTTACATTTCATCTTAAAGGATATCTAtccaaattaaaaatatttgacAATTTCAGTCAGACATTGCCCACAAAAATTCTGCTGAGTaccaataaaaattttcaagaaaatgattaTAGGGTTGACTTCCGAATTAAATGTGCTGAGTATCATTTCTACTTCTGCAAGGTCATTTAGGTACAGGTTATGTTCCAGTTCATGATTTTCCAAAGAAAAGTGGTGATAAATCAAGAATGCCAACTTTCATTTCTGTTGAATATCTAGATTGCAAGTACTATAATGGTCTCATAATGCAGTTTAATTCAGTCTCTGATACCTTGGTAGAATGTCCTGAAGATCAAGTCTTTACATATCCTGAGTTTCAACTCAGGTGATTGCTGTTTTATCAGTGCTTTCTCATTGCAGAGTGAAATCACCATGTAATTATAATTCGTAGTGATTGTTAAAAATTGATCTCTGGAACTCAAAGGAAACCTGTTTTCATGTTTTTTAGTTTTCTACTGATAGTATAACATCTAACTAAATGCTTACCTCGTActaattcattcatttcatctACTAAAGGACAATTCTTGCTTTCTATATCAGAGAAGATGTATACAAAAGGAAGTTACAGAGGATCAGAGTTAAAGACGTAGAGAAATCCTTGCAGATACCTTTACAACAGCAGAGCATAAAATACAGACACCATCTCCTGAAATTCATCCTGCTTGTCATTTTACTCGGTATTTTGCTGGCGATCTTCATCTCCTCAACTATTTGTCCTCAGCAGAGAATATCTGATGCTGTTTCCCAGTAAGTTCTGATTTCTACTGCTTGTATTACTAGTAAGATGTTGTCATTAACCAATCTTTCGTAGCTCACCTTatcaaagaagaaaatgaacTAGATGCTATTAGCCGATGTATTTTACTTGAAGTATTTGGTTTAACCACTGCAAATTTTCTGCCACTGAAGGGGCATAAGAGAACCGATCCTCAACCTTTTTCAAGCATTTGAGAATTCTCTGCCACCGATCCTCAACCTTTGTCGAACATTTGAGAATTTTCCGCCACTGATAATTTTATGTTTGGATGATGAAGTCCACATGGAACTACCAAAAATTTGTCCATGTGAATTTATTTTCATGTGGAACTTATCAATCATTGTCAACAAAAACAAATCAAGTAGTACAAATAATTACAAGTAGGATAATTTATTTAATCATTAATGAGTAGCTAATTTGATACAGGCCACATTTTGTAAACAGGTTATTGTGGAGCAATTCTGATCCTCGGTACATATCAAATTTAGATATCAGTTGGAATGAAATTTCGCGAGTTCTAGAACACGTACCTGGAAAGAATACAGTTCCTGGAGTCGGCCTTCTCAATTTCAACTCCAGTGAAATTACTCACTGGAAACAGCTTCTTCCCTACTCCAATCACACCATCTTGCATCTGGACCATGCTGATCAAAATGTTACATGGAACTCCTTTTATCCTGAATGGATTGATCAAGAACAAGAATACGAAGTTCCTAGCTGCCCTTCCCTCCCACAAATTGAAGTTCCTGGAAGTCGACTTGATCTCATTGCTGTTAAGCTTCCTTgcagaaaaaaacaaaattggAATAGAGATGTTGCAAGGTTACACTTGCAACTAGCAGTAGCTGGTTTAGCCACATTTGCTAAAGGCAATTTCCCTGTCTATGTGCTCTTCGTTACCAATTGCTTTCCAATACCAAATCTGTTTACGTGCAAGGAACTTATTGCACGCCAGGGAAATGCATGGTTGTTCAAACCAAACTTGAATCAATTAAGAGAAAAACTTCATCTTCCAAAAGGATCTTGTGAACTTGCACTGCCACTTGGAGATGCGGGTAAGTTCATTTCAATTCGCCCTCTCTGTCCAAGTCATtgcttatttttctcttataacTTTGTGTCAATGAAAAATCTAAATAAAGATGCTATTGTTACTCCACTATTCTGTATGTTTGGCTCAGTAAATTTGAGGAAACAAGTTTTGTTGGAAACAAAAAGCACAGATATCCTGACAAAATATGATGTACAATGATttgaaccaaaaaagaaaaaaggttctTTTAAATGCTTACAATAATATGATGATCATGAACATATTTTGGGAACAATCTAGACTCTTTGGATGCTTGACTGACTGAAAGTAATTTGTTCACAAGCACTTACAATTATCTGATAGGAAAAACAGAACAAGACTGTGCAGTGAAAAAGAACCGGGAAGCATATGCTACAGTCCTCCTTTCAGCTCATCTGTATGTTTGTGGAGCCATAGCTGCAGCTCAAAGCGTCCGCATGGCAGGTTCCACCAGGGACCTTGTGATTCTTGTTGATGAAACTATCAGTGAATATCACAAGAGTGGACTTCAAATGGCAGGATGGAAAGTTCGGACAATACTGAGAATCAGAAATCCCAAAGCTGAAAAATATGCTTACAATGCATGGAATTACAGCAAGTTCAGATTATGGCAATTAACAGACTAtgacaaaataattttcattgaTTCTGATCTGCTTATCCGTAGGAACATTGATTTCTTATTCTCAATGCCAGAGATCTCAGCTAGAGGAAACAATGGCGTACTTTTCAACTCTGGAGTAATGGTGATAGAGCCGTCAAATTGCACATTCCAGTTGTTGATGGACCATATAACTGATATTGAGTCCTATAACGGTGGAGATCAGGGTTACTTGAATGAAGTATTTACATGGTGGCACCGGATACCCAATCATTTCAACTTCCTGAAGAATTTTTTGAGTTACGAGGGGGAAGAAGTAAATGAGAAGAAAATCCGCTTGATTGCAGCAGAACCTCCAGTTCTATATGTCATTCACTACTTAGGATACAAGCCATGGATGTGCTCCAGAGACTACGATTGCAACTGGAACGTTGGTAAACTGCACGAATTTGCGAGTGATGATGCTCACAGAAGCTGGTGGGAGGTGCATGATGCAATGCCAGAGAAATTGCAAGACTTCTGCAAGTTAAAATCCAAACAGAAGGCACAGTTGAACTATGACAGACGAGAAGCtgagaaaagaaattatacAGATGGTCATTGGATAATCAAAATCAAGGATCCACGTTTTATGAAATGCAGTGACGACTTGTGTGACTTTGATTTTGAGTCCAGATTGTGGCGTTGGGGGGGAATCGAGTGAGCAGATGATCCACATTTCCTGCCACAATCCACTCACTGTAACTACGATCTTTGTTTTGGTGCTGCAATATCAGTCTCTAAGTCTGTTTCAGGATTGGCTTTCCATCTAAGTGATAATTTTCAGTGCTTATTCAAATCCTTAGGGAGGGAAGGGGCAGAAACATTCTCCAGATACAGCTAGCACCCTACATGGTAGATGTCATGTCCTTCAAAATTTATATAGCTATGCtgtttattttaaaatttccacTACCCTTATGGAGTATCATTCaagaatttttccattttctggtTTTTTATTTACCATTGGGTGATTACAATTTGCAACACATGATAATCAATTGACCTTCAATGTCATTCCAGAAACTGGAAAATATTTCTAATAATGACAAAATGTCTGCTTGCTCAGTGGAGATGATTACATTTATCAGGACCT
This window encodes:
- the LOC113700424 gene encoding UDP-glucuronate:xylan alpha-glucuronosyltransferase 1-like; translated protein: MPTFISVEYLDCKYYNGLIMQFNSVSDTLVECPEDQVFTYPEFQLRTILAFYIREDVYKRKLQRIRVKDVEKSLQIPLQQQSIKYRHHLLKFILLVILLGILLAIFISSTICPQQRISDAVSQLLWSNSDPRYISNLDISWNEISRVLEHVPGKNTVPGVGLLNFNSSEITHWKQLLPYSNHTILHLDHADQNVTWNSFYPEWIDQEQEYEVPSCPSLPQIEVPGSRLDLIAVKLPCRKKQNWNRDVARLHLQLAVAGLATFAKGNFPVYVLFVTNCFPIPNLFTCKELIARQGNAWLFKPNLNQLREKLHLPKGSCELALPLGDAEQDCAVKKNREAYATVLLSAHLYVCGAIAAAQSVRMAGSTRDLVILVDETISEYHKSGLQMAGWKVRTILRIRNPKAEKYAYNAWNYSKFRLWQLTDYDKIIFIDSDLLIRRNIDFLFSMPEISARGNNGVLFNSGVMVIEPSNCTFQLLMDHITDIESYNGGDQGYLNEVFTWWHRIPNHFNFLKNFLSYEGEEVNEKKIRLIAAEPPVLYVIHYLGYKPWMCSRDYDCNWNVGKLHEFASDDAHRSWWEVHDAMPEKLQDFCKLKSKQKAQLNYDRREAEKRNYTDGHWIIKIKDPRFMKCSDDLCDFDFESRLWRWGGIE